The genomic stretch GCCGAGGAGCGCGGCGTCGTGGAGGCCGGCGAGCGGAACATGATCCACGGGGTCTTCGAGCTCGGCGACACCATCGCCCGCGAGGTGATGGTGCCCCGGCCCGACGTCGTGTGGATCGAGCGCGGCAAGAACCTCCGCCAGGCGCTGGCGCTGTCCCTGCGCAGCGGCTTCTCCCGGATCCCGGTGATCGGGGAGAACGTCGACGACATCATCGGCGTGGTCTTCATGAAGGACCTCGTGCGGCGGTCCCAGGGGCTGGCCTCCGGCGACCAGGGCCCGCAGGTCGAGGACCTCATGCGCCCGGCCACCTTCGTGCCGGAGTCCAAGCCGGTCGACGAGCTGCTGCGGGAGATGCAGGCCTCGCGCACGCACATGGCCGTCGTCGTCGACGAGTACGGCGGCTTCGCCGGCCTGGTCACCATCGAGGACATCCTCGAGGAGATCGTCGGCGAGATCGACGACGAGCACGACGCCGTGCAGCGCCCACCCGTCGAGGAGCTCGAGGACGGGTCGGTGCGGATCACCGCCCGGCTGCCGGTCGAGGACCTCGCCGACCTGTTCAAGGTCGAGCTGCCCGACGACGACGGCGTGGAGACCGTGGGCGGGCTGCTGGCCCGGGAGATCGGCATGGTGCCGATCGAGGGGTCGGCCGCCGAGGTCGGCGGGCTGCACCTGCTGGCGGAGAGCACCGGCGGGCGGCGCAACCAGATCGACACCATCCTGGTCAACCGGGTGCCCGAGCCCGGCTCGGACGACGACCGGGAGGCCGAGGACGCCGTCGAGCCCGAGGGGCGCGGCGCCACCGCCGTCCGGCAGTCGGAGCCGGCCGCTGCCGAGTCGTGACGGCGTGGAATCCTGACGCCTCGTGAGCGCCGCTGAGCTGGACCCCGAGGACGGAAAGCTGATCACCCTGGCCCGCTCCGCGCGCGGCCGCACGGGGGCGCCCGAGGGGGCCGCCGTGCGGGACACCGACGGGCGCACCTACCTCGCGGCCACCGTGACGCTGCCCTCGCTGCGGCTGACCGCGCTGCAGGCCGCTGTCGCCGCGGCCGTGTCCAGCGGGGTCGAGAGGCTGGAGGCCGCGGCCGTGGTCAGCGACGCCGAGTCGGTCGAGGCCGCCGGGCTCGCCGCGGTGCACGACCTCACCGCCTCGGCGCCGGTGCTGCTGGCCGGCCCCGACGGCGTGGTCCGCGGCATCGCCTGACGCCCGCGGGGGTTTGATCAGGTTCCCTGATCAACAGGCGTCCTCCTGCACCAGCGTTGGTGCGGGAGGACGCATGTTGGTGCAGGGGGATGCCGCTCCCGGCGCAGGGGCAGTCCCGGGCAGCGGCGGCGTCAGGGCAGCGGGCGGCCCAGGGCGTCGGCGAAGGCCTCGGGGTCGCGCACCCGCACGGTGAACGCCTCCTCGGTCAGCCCGTCCATGCCCAGGTGCCGGACGCTGACCCGGGTGCGACCCGGCCACCAGCCACCGCGGCGGCGGGCCTTCGGCCAGCCGGCCGGCGGGGCGCCGACCACCACCTCCTGGACCAGCACCCGCGGGACGACGCGGAACACCGACACCTGCCGGAGCCCGGCGATGTCGGTGGACACCCCGAAGTCGGAGACGGTCAGCCGGCCGGTGGACCCGGCGACCACCAGCGCGCCCAGCGCCAGGGCGATCGGCAGCTCGCCGGCCATCGCCGAGGCGCCGTCCCGCCAGGCGATGGCGCCGAGCCAGAGGGCGACGCCCAGCACCGTGAGCCCGAGCACCAGCGGGCCGGCCGGGTCGTACTGCCAGTAGCGCAGCGGGGCGGGGGTGACCGTGACCGAGCGCTTCGGGCCGCGGGCGGCGACGTAGCCGTAGCTGGTGACCTGCGTGACGTGCCGCTCGCGGTCGCGGGCGGCCGTCACCACGAGCGGCTCACCCTGTTCACGTCGGGACCGGGGGGACATGTGCCCATGATCGCAGCCGCCCGCACCGGGCTGTCGGTGCGCAGTGGGACACTGACCGGCGTGACCGACACCGACCAGCCGCCCTACCGCAGCGGCTTCGCCTGCCTGGTGGGCCGGCCCAACGCCGGCAAGACCACGCTGACGAACGCCCTGGTGGGGGAGAAGGTCGGCATCGTCAGCAACCGGCCGCAGACCACCCGGCACGCCATCCGCGGCGTCGTGCACCGGCCCGCCGGGCAGCTCGTGCTCGTCGACACCCCCGGCCTGCACAAGCCCAAGAGCCTGCTGGGCAAGCGGCTCAACGACGTCGTCCGCGACACGTTGTCCGAGGTCGACGTCATCGTCTTCTGCATCCCGGCCGACCAGCCCGTCGGCGCCGGTGACGCGTTCATCGCCCGGCAGCTCAAGGAGGTCACCACCCCGATCGTGCTGGTGGTGACCAAGACCGACGCGGCCGGCAAGAAGCAGGTCACCGAGCAGCTGGTCGCGGCCAGCAAGCTGGTGGAGGCGCGCGAGATCGTGCCCGTGAGCGCCGTCGCCGGTGACCAGGTCGAGCTGCTGGAGGACCTGCTGATCGGCCTGCTGCCCGAGGGGCCGCCGATGTACCCCGACGAGCAGACCACCGACGAGGACGTCGAGCGCCAGATCGCCGAGCTGGTGCGCGAGGCGGCGCTGGAGAAGGTGCGCCAGGAGGTGCCGCACTCCCTCGCCGTCACCGTCGAGGAGATCATCCGCAAGCCCGACCCCCGCGACCCCGACGCGGTGTTCACCGAGATCCACGCGCTGCTGCACATCGAGCGCCCCAGCCAGAAGCCGATGCTGCTGGGCAAGGGCGGGCAGACGATCAAGGCGATCGGCAGCGAGGCCCGGGTCGGGCTGGAGACGCTGCTGGGGGGCCGGGTGCACCTCGACCTGCACGTCACGGTGCTGGGGGAGTGGCAGGACGACCCGAAGAAGCTCAACCGGCTCGGCTACTGAGGCGGCGGGCGAGTGAGCATCGCAGTGAGCGCCAGCGACCGAGGAGCGGAGCGATCCGTCGCCGGGGACACGGCTACTGAGGCGGCGGGCGAGTGAGCACCACACCGCAGTCGCTGTACCGCGACGAGGGGATCGTCCTGCGCACCCAGAAGCTGGGTGAGGCCGACCGGATCGTCACCGTGCTCACCCGGCGCACCGGCAAGGTGCGCGCGGTGGCCAAGGGCGTGCGCCGCACCAAGAGCAAGTTCGGCGCCCGGCTCGAGCCGTTCAGCCACGTCGACCTGCAGCTCTACACCGGCCGGAACCTCGACGTGGTGAGCCAGGCCGAGTCGATCCGCGCCTACGGCCCCGCCGTCGTCGGCGACTACCGCGCCTACACCGCGGGGACGGCGGTGCTGGAGACCGCCGACCGGCTGACGGTGGAGGAGAAGGAGCCCGCGCTGCGGATGTTCCTGCTCGTCGTCGGGGCGCTGCGCACCCTCGCCGAGGGGACCAAGCCGCCACCGTTGGTGCTCGACGCGTTCCTGCTGCGCGCCATGTCGGTGGCCGGCTGGGAGCCCGCGCTGGGTGACTGCGCGCGGTGTGGCGAAGAGGGGCCGCACCGGCACTTCTCCGTCCCGGCGGGCGGCACCGTCTGCCCGGCCTGCCGCCCCACCGGCTCGGCGATGCCCAGCCCGGTGACCGTCGAGCTGCTGGAGGCGTTGTTGACCGGTGACTGGGGCCGGGCCGAGGCCAGCCAGGGCATCAACCGGCGGGAGGGCAGTGGCCTGGTCGCGGCGATGCTGCAGTGGCACCTGGAGCGCGGGCTGCGCTCGCTGCCGCTGGTCGACCGCACCGAGGCGCCCCGCCCCGTCGTGGCCACCGCCTCCCCTGTCGAGGTCGCTCCGTGAGGCGTGAGGTGAAGGCGCCGAACCCGCACCCCTCCGGGGTCACCCCGCCGGCGATCCCGGCCGACAAGGTGCCGGGCCACGTCGCGATCGTGATGGACGGCAACGGCCGCTGGGCGAAGCAGCGCGGGTTGCCGCGCACCGCCGGGCACGAGGCCGGCGAGGCCTCGTTGTTCGACTGCGTCGAGGGCGCGATCGAGCTGGGCATCGGGGCGATCAGCGCCTACGCCTTCTCCACGGAGAACTGGCGGCGCAGCCCGGAGGAGGTCCGCTTCCTGATGGGCTTCAACCGCGACGTGATCCGCCGCCGCCGCGACGAGATGCACGAGCTCGGCGTGCGGGTGCGCTGGGCGGGCCGACGGCCACGGCTGTGGCGGTCGGTGATCAAGGAGCTCGAGGTCGCCGAGGAGCTGACCCGCGACAACGACGTCCTGACCCTGACCATGTGCGTCAACTACGGCGGCCGGGCGGAGATCGCCGACGCCGCGGCTGCGATCGCCCGCGAGGTCGCCGCCGGCCGGATCAAGCCGGACAAGGTCGACGAGGAGACCGTCGCCCGGTTCCTCGACGAGCCGGACATGCCCGACGTCGACCTGTTCGTGCGCAGCTCGGGGGAGAACCGCACCAGCAACTTCCTGCTGTGGCAGTCCGCCTACGCCGAGCTGGTCTTCCTGGACACCCTGTGGCCGGACTTCGACCGCCGGCACCTGTGGCAGGCCTGCGAGGAGTACGCCAGCCGCCAGCGCCGGTTCGGCAGCGCTTAGCGGCCCCCGTGCAGGGCCCCGCTGCGAGCGTGGGAGCAGTGGGGGCACGGGGGTCCTTCATCAGCCGCGGCCGGCGGTGCGGCAGGCCTCGCAGGTGCCCATGATCTCCAGGGTGTGGCTGACGTCGGAGAAGCCGTGCTCGCCGGCGACCCGGTCGGCCCACTGCTCCACCGCCGGGCCGGCCACCTCCACCGTGCGCCCGCACGAGCGGCAGACCAGGTGGTGGTGGTGCTGGGTGGAGCACCGGCGGTACAGCGCCTCGCCGGAGTCGGTGCGGATCGAGTCGAGCTCGCCGTCGTCGGCCAGCGCCTGCACGGCCCGGTAGACCGTCGACAGCCCGACCGTGTCACCGGCGGTGCGCAGCTGGGCGTGCACCTCCTGCGCGCTGTGGAAGCCCTCGAGGGAGTCGAAGGCGGCGGCGACGGCGGCGCGCTGGCGGGTGGTGCGGGCCATCAGGCGTGCTCCTCGGTGTTCTGCCGGGTCGCGGTCGCCGCCGGCTCCGCGGGCGCCGACCGGTGGGCGGCCGTGTCCCGGTGCGCCGCATGGGCGATCGCGTCCCGCACGATGTGCGCCACGTGCCCGTCGACGAGCCGGTAGTCGACCTCCCGGTGCCGGCGCACACCGGTGACCAGGCCGGCGCCGCGCAGCACCCGCAGGTGCTGGGAGACCAGCGGCTGCGGCACCCCGAGGGCGTCGACCAGCTGGTGCACGCAGCGGGAACCGTGCTCGTCGAGCAGGGCCACGATGGACAGCCGGAGCGGGAAGGCCAGCGCGGTGAGCAGCTCGCTGGCGGCCAGCACGTCGGCGGGGACGGTCCGGCTGGGGGTGGTGACGGCCACGGACATGACATCATCCTCCACGCACATGAGAACGGTTGTCAAACAACGGAGGTCGTCGTGTTCGCCGTCACCCGGTTGCGCGTCCCCGTCGACGACGTCCCGGCCCTGGCCGCCGCGGCGGCCGACCTGCTGGCGGTGCTGCGCGCCCGGCCCGGCTTCCGCGACGGCGCGGTGGGCCGGGCGGCGGACGACCCGGGGCTGCTCGCGCTCTGGACGTCGTGGGACGGCGTCGGCACCTACCGCCGGGCGCTGTCCGCCGCCGAGGTGAAGCTCGCCGGGGCGCCGGTGTGGGTGCACGCCCTGGACGAGCCCGGCGCCTACCTCACCGACTGAGCGCCGGTCAGGGCAGCTGGAACCGGGCGACCAGCCCGCGCAGCTCCTCGGTGATCCGGGCCAGGTCCGCGGCCGTGCCCCGGGTGCTCTCGGTCGAGGTCGCCGTCGAGGCGGTCGCCTCGGCAACCGAGCGGACGTCGTCGCTGACCCCCTCGGTGCCGTGCGCCGCCTGGGCGACGTTGCGGCTCATCTCCGCGGTCGTCGCGCTCTGCTCCTCCACCGCCGAGGCGATGGTCTGCTGGAAGTCGTTGACCTGCTCGACGATGCCGGCGATCCCGGAGATGGCGGCGGCCGCGCCGGCGGTGTCGGCCTGGATCGCATCGACCCGCCGGGTGATGTCCTCGGTGGCCTGCTGGGTCTGCGCCGCCAGGTCCTTGACCTCGCCGGCCACCACGGCGAAGCCCTTGCCGGCCTCCCCGGCCCGGGCCGCCTCGATCGTCGCGTTGAGCGCCAGCAGGTTGGTCTGCTCGGCGATCGCGGTGATGACCGAGACCACCTCGCCGATCTGCCGCGAGGAGTCGCCCAGGCGGGCCACCGTGGCGGTGGTCTCCCGGGCCGCCTCGACCGCGGAGCCGCCCACCCGGGCGGCCTCGGACGTGCTGTGCGCGATCTCCCGGATGGAGGCGCCCATCTCCTCAGCACCTGCGGCCACCGTGCGCACGTTCTCGCTGACCACGTCGGTCGCTGCCCGCGCCCGGCCGGCCACCTCGGTGCCCCGGGCGGCGTCCCGGGCGACGTCGTCGGAGAGGTCGCGCAGCCGGTCGGAGGCGCCGGACAGGTCCCCGGTGCGCTCGCGCAGCGCCGAGAGCGCGCCGGCCACCTTCTCCAGCGACCGGTTGAGCGCCTGGGCGAGCGTGCGCACCTCGTCGGTGCCCGACTCCGGCAGCCTCGGCCGCAGGTCGCCGTCGGCGACCTGCTCCAGCGCGTCGACCGCGCGGTCCAGCGGCCGGGTGAGCGCCCGCGCGACCAGCAGGGCCACCGCGGTGACGACGACGGCGACCACCAGCGCCAGCAGCAGCACCGCGCGCAGCAGGGACGACGCCGGGGCGACGGCGTCGGCCAGCTCCTCGCTGAGCACCACGCCCCAGCCGTAGCCGGCGAACCCGAGGGCGCCCTGGGACGCCGACCAGCCGCGCACCTTCTCCACGCCGTCGCCGGTGCCGTCGGCGAGGTCGTCGGTGCCGTGTCCGGACTCGCCGTCGACCAGGGCGGCGGCCGCGGGCAGGCCGGCGGCCGCGAGGTCCAGCGACCCGCCGGCACCCGGGCCGACCAGCACCTGGCCGTCGCTGCGGAGCAGCTGCGCGGTGACGTCCAGCCCGCGGCCGGCCAGCCCGGCGACCTGCTCGTCCAGGATCTGGCCGATCACCCGGGGCACCGAGGCCCAGTTGACCCACAGCCGCTGCACGCTGCCGTCGGGGCCGTAGACCGGGGCGGCGAACACCAGCGTCGCGTCGTCCCGGCCGGTCGCCGCGGCCACCAGCGGGTCGACCTCGGGGTCCTGCACGTACGTCTGTCCTGGCTCGAGCGCCAGCGCCTCGGCGAACCAGGGGTAGCTGGACAGGTCCGCGCCCGCGTACGCGGAGGTCCCCACCGGCTCGCCGTCGCCGGTCACGCTGTTGCCCCCGACCACCCGGCCGGTCCGGTCGACGACGAGCAGGAGGTCGTAGATGACGTAGTTCGTGCTGTAGAAGTCCGCGGCCTCGGCGACCGTCGCCGGGTCGGCGGAGGCGTCGGGGTTGAAGGCGAAGGCCTGCACGTCGCCGTAGCGCTCGAACAGGTTGCGGTCGATCTTGTCGATCGTCGAGCGGGCCTCGCTCTGCAGCAGCTCGCCGGAGTTGCGCACCCAGTCGCCCTCGCTGCGCTGCCAGGCGAAGACGCCCAGGCCGACCAGCGGGAGGATCGTGCAGGCGGCGACGACCAGGACCAGGAGCACGCGCAGGGAGCGCAGGCGGAGTGCGGTGACCAGGCGGTGGGTCATGGTTGGCCTCTCGGGCGGACGCGGGCGGCCAGCTCACCGGCCGTCCTCGTGCTGCCCATCGGCAGGCTGACCTGCGATGTTGACCCGTTCGGACCCGGCGGTCGGGACTCCCTCGATCCGGTACCACCCGGGCCCGTCGTCAGTCGGTGCCGGACTCCATCGCCGCGCGGTCGAGCAGCTCGTCGTTGGGGGAGACCTGCCCGCGGGAGGCGATCGCCTCCGCGCCGCCCTCCTGCGAGGCGTCGATCAGCCCGGTCGACGCCGCCTGGGCGGCGCCGATGGACGTCGGGGTCGCGCCGCCGACGAGACCCATCCGGGCGTACTGCTCGAGCTTCGCGCGGGAGTCGGCGATGTCGAGGTTGCGCATGGTCAGCTGGCCGATCCGGTCGACCGGGCCGAACGCGGAGTCGACGGTGCGCTCCATGGAGAGCTTGTCCGGGTGGTAGCTGAACGCCGGGCCGGCGGTGTCGAGCACGGAGTAGTCCTCGCCGCGCCGCAGCCGCAGGGTCACCTCGCCGGTGACGGCCATGCCGACCCAGCGCTGCAGCGACTCGCGCAGCATCATCGCCTGGGGGTCCAGCCAGCGGCCCTCGTACATCAGCCGGCCCAGCCGCCGTCCCTCGCTGTGGTAGTTGGCGAGGGTGTCCTCGTTGTGGATGGCGTTGACCAGCCGCTCGTAGGCGATGTGCAGCAGCGCCATGCCCGGGGCCTCGTAGATGCCGCGGCTCTTGGCCTCGATGATCCGGTTCTCGATCTGGTCGGACATGCCCAGCCCGTGCCGGCCGCCGATGGCGTTGGCCGCCAGCACCAGGTCGACGGCGGAGGCGAACTCCGTGCCGTTGATGCTGACCGGACGGCCGTACTGGAAGCCGATCGTGACGTCCTCGGTGGCGATCTCCACCGCCGGGTCCCAGAACTTCACGCCCATGATCGGCTCGACGGTCTCGATGCCGGTGTCCAGGTGCTCCAGCGTCTTCGCCTCGTGGGTCGCGCCCCAGATGTTGGCGTCGGTGGAGTAGGCCTTCTCCGCGCTGTCCCGGTAGGGGAGGCCGTGGGCGACCAGCCACTCCGACATCTCCTTGCGGCCGCCGAGCTCGGTGACGAAGTCGGCGTCCAGCCACGGCTTGTAGATGCGCAGCCCGGGGTTGGCCAGCAGGCCGTAGCGGTAGAACCGCTCGATGTCGTTGCCCTTGTAGGTCGACCCGTCGCCCCAGATCTGGACGTCGTCCTCGAGCATCGCGCGCACCAGCAGCGTGCCGGTGACCGCGCGGCCCAGCGGGGTGGTGTTGAAGTAGCTGCGGCCGCCGGAGCGGATGTGGAAGGCGCCGCAGGTGAGCGCGGCCAGGCCCTCCTCGACCAGGGCGGCCTTGCAGTCGACCAGCCGGGCGATCTCCGCGCCGTAGGCGCTGGCGCGGCCGGGCACCGAGCCGATGTCGGGCTCGTCGGCCTGGCCGATGTCGGCGGTGTAGGTGCACGGCACCGCGCCCTTGTCGCGCATCCACGCGACCGCCACGGAGGTGTCGAGACCACCGGAGAAGGCGATGCCGACGCGGTCGCCGACGGGCAGGGAGGTGAGCACCTTGGACACGGGTAAGAGTATGCACAGCAGTGTATGGACATGCAAAAGCGGGCCGTCGCCCGGCCGGGAGCCGGGCGTCTAACGTTCAAGGGTCCACCCCACCGACCGCCAGCCGGATGGAGCCTCCGTGCCCAGCGACACCCCTGCCCCCCGTACCGCCGACCCGGCCCGCCTGGACAAGGTGGTCAACCTCTGCAAGCGCCGGGGGATCGTCTTCCCGTCCGGGGAGATCTACGGCGGCACCCGCTCCGCCTGGGACTACGGGCCGCTGGGCGTCGAGCTCAAGGAGAACATCAAGAAGCAGTGGTGGCGCACCGTCGTCCAGGGCCGGGACGACGTCGTGGGCCTGGACTCCTCGGTCATCCTGCCCCGCCAGGTGTGGGTCGCCTCCGGTCACGTCGGGGTCTTCACCGACCCGCTGACCGAGTGCCAGAACTGCCACAAGCGGTTCCGCGCCGACCACCTCGAAGAGGCGTACGAGGAGAAGAAGGGCCGGGCGCCGGCGAACGGCCTGGCCGACATCACCTGCCCCAACTGCGGGGTCACCGGTTCGTGGACCGAGCCGCGCGACTTCAACATGATGCTCAAGACCCACCTCGGCCCGGTCGAGGACGAGTCGGGGCTGCACTACCTGCGCCCGGAGACCGCGCAGGGCATCTTCGTCAGCTTCGCGAACGTCATGGGCGCCTCGCGGAAGAAGCCGCCGTTCGGCATCGGCCAGATCGGCAAGTCCTTCCGCAACGAGATCACCCCGGGCAACTTCATCTTCCGGACGCGTGAGTTCGAGCAGATGGAGATGGAGTTCTTCGTCCAGCCCGGCACCGACGCCGAGTGGCACCAGTACTGGATCGACGAGCGCACCCGCTGGTACACCGACCTGGGCATCGACCCGGCGAACCTGCGGCACTACGAGCACCCGGCGGAGAAGCTCTCCCACTACTCGACGCGCACCGTCGACATCGAGTACCGGTTCGGCTTCCAGGGTTCGGAGTGGGGCGAGCTGGAGGGCATCGCCAACCGCACCGACTTCGACCTGAAGACCCACTCGGAGCACTCCGGCTCCGACCTGTCCTACTTCGACCAGGCCGCCAACGAGCGGTGGACGCCGTACGTCATCGAGCCGGCCGCCGGGCTGACCCGCTCGCTCATGGCGTTCCTGGTCGACGCCTACACCGAGGACGAGGCGCCCAACGCCAAGGGCGGCATCGACACCCGCACCGTGCTGAAGCTCGACCCGCGGCTGGCGCCGGTGAAGGCCGCCGTCCTGCCGCTGTCGCGCAACGCCGACCTCTCGCCGAAGGCCCGTGACCTCGCCGCCGAGCTGCGGAAGAACTGGAACGTCGACTTCGACGACGCCGGCGCCATCGGCCGGCGCTACCGGCGGCAGGACGAGGTCGGCACCCCGTTCTGCATCACCGTCGACTTCG from Modestobacter roseus encodes the following:
- a CDS encoding hemolysin family protein — protein: MSTTAIVLLVIAVLLVLLAGVFGALDAALQRLSPAGVDELRRDGVKRAPALIEVMAERARHVALLLLLRIVCEMTAAVMVAVVLYDLVEGLAAGIASAAVVMTVVSYVLVGVGPRTLGRQHAYPIGLAAAGLIRLLGRLLGPVATLLILIGNAITPGKGYRDGPFSSEVELRELVDMAEERGVVEAGERNMIHGVFELGDTIAREVMVPRPDVVWIERGKNLRQALALSLRSGFSRIPVIGENVDDIIGVVFMKDLVRRSQGLASGDQGPQVEDLMRPATFVPESKPVDELLREMQASRTHMAVVVDEYGGFAGLVTIEDILEEIVGEIDDEHDAVQRPPVEELEDGSVRITARLPVEDLADLFKVELPDDDGVETVGGLLAREIGMVPIEGSAAEVGGLHLLAESTGGRRNQIDTILVNRVPEPGSDDDREAEDAVEPEGRGATAVRQSEPAAAES
- a CDS encoding cytidine deaminase, which gives rise to MSAAELDPEDGKLITLARSARGRTGAPEGAAVRDTDGRTYLAATVTLPSLRLTALQAAVAAAVSSGVERLEAAAVVSDAESVEAAGLAAVHDLTASAPVLLAGPDGVVRGIA
- the era gene encoding GTPase Era, with the protein product MTDTDQPPYRSGFACLVGRPNAGKTTLTNALVGEKVGIVSNRPQTTRHAIRGVVHRPAGQLVLVDTPGLHKPKSLLGKRLNDVVRDTLSEVDVIVFCIPADQPVGAGDAFIARQLKEVTTPIVLVVTKTDAAGKKQVTEQLVAASKLVEAREIVPVSAVAGDQVELLEDLLIGLLPEGPPMYPDEQTTDEDVERQIAELVREAALEKVRQEVPHSLAVTVEEIIRKPDPRDPDAVFTEIHALLHIERPSQKPMLLGKGGQTIKAIGSEARVGLETLLGGRVHLDLHVTVLGEWQDDPKKLNRLGY
- the recO gene encoding DNA repair protein RecO, which encodes MSTTPQSLYRDEGIVLRTQKLGEADRIVTVLTRRTGKVRAVAKGVRRTKSKFGARLEPFSHVDLQLYTGRNLDVVSQAESIRAYGPAVVGDYRAYTAGTAVLETADRLTVEEKEPALRMFLLVVGALRTLAEGTKPPPLVLDAFLLRAMSVAGWEPALGDCARCGEEGPHRHFSVPAGGTVCPACRPTGSAMPSPVTVELLEALLTGDWGRAEASQGINRREGSGLVAAMLQWHLERGLRSLPLVDRTEAPRPVVATASPVEVAP
- a CDS encoding isoprenyl transferase, which encodes MRREVKAPNPHPSGVTPPAIPADKVPGHVAIVMDGNGRWAKQRGLPRTAGHEAGEASLFDCVEGAIELGIGAISAYAFSTENWRRSPEEVRFLMGFNRDVIRRRRDEMHELGVRVRWAGRRPRLWRSVIKELEVAEELTRDNDVLTLTMCVNYGGRAEIADAAAAIAREVAAGRIKPDKVDEETVARFLDEPDMPDVDLFVRSSGENRTSNFLLWQSAYAELVFLDTLWPDFDRRHLWQACEEYASRQRRFGSA
- a CDS encoding Fur family transcriptional regulator; the encoded protein is MARTTRQRAAVAAAFDSLEGFHSAQEVHAQLRTAGDTVGLSTVYRAVQALADDGELDSIRTDSGEALYRRCSTQHHHHLVCRSCGRTVEVAGPAVEQWADRVAGEHGFSDVSHTLEIMGTCEACRTAGRG
- a CDS encoding ArsR/SmtB family transcription factor; translation: MSVAVTTPSRTVPADVLAASELLTALAFPLRLSIVALLDEHGSRCVHQLVDALGVPQPLVSQHLRVLRGAGLVTGVRRHREVDYRLVDGHVAHIVRDAIAHAAHRDTAAHRSAPAEPAATATRQNTEEHA
- a CDS encoding antibiotic biosynthesis monooxygenase, encoding MFAVTRLRVPVDDVPALAAAAADLLAVLRARPGFRDGAVGRAADDPGLLALWTSWDGVGTYRRALSAAEVKLAGAPVWVHALDEPGAYLTD
- a CDS encoding methyl-accepting chemotaxis protein — protein: MTHRLVTALRLRSLRVLLVLVVAACTILPLVGLGVFAWQRSEGDWVRNSGELLQSEARSTIDKIDRNLFERYGDVQAFAFNPDASADPATVAEAADFYSTNYVIYDLLLVVDRTGRVVGGNSVTGDGEPVGTSAYAGADLSSYPWFAEALALEPGQTYVQDPEVDPLVAAATGRDDATLVFAAPVYGPDGSVQRLWVNWASVPRVIGQILDEQVAGLAGRGLDVTAQLLRSDGQVLVGPGAGGSLDLAAAGLPAAAALVDGESGHGTDDLADGTGDGVEKVRGWSASQGALGFAGYGWGVVLSEELADAVAPASSLLRAVLLLALVVAVVVTAVALLVARALTRPLDRAVDALEQVADGDLRPRLPESGTDEVRTLAQALNRSLEKVAGALSALRERTGDLSGASDRLRDLSDDVARDAARGTEVAGRARAATDVVSENVRTVAAGAEEMGASIREIAHSTSEAARVGGSAVEAARETTATVARLGDSSRQIGEVVSVITAIAEQTNLLALNATIEAARAGEAGKGFAVVAGEVKDLAAQTQQATEDITRRVDAIQADTAGAAAAISGIAGIVEQVNDFQQTIASAVEEQSATTAEMSRNVAQAAHGTEGVSDDVRSVAEATASTATSTESTRGTAADLARITEELRGLVARFQLP
- the argG gene encoding argininosuccinate synthase, translated to MSKVLTSLPVGDRVGIAFSGGLDTSVAVAWMRDKGAVPCTYTADIGQADEPDIGSVPGRASAYGAEIARLVDCKAALVEEGLAALTCGAFHIRSGGRSYFNTTPLGRAVTGTLLVRAMLEDDVQIWGDGSTYKGNDIERFYRYGLLANPGLRIYKPWLDADFVTELGGRKEMSEWLVAHGLPYRDSAEKAYSTDANIWGATHEAKTLEHLDTGIETVEPIMGVKFWDPAVEIATEDVTIGFQYGRPVSINGTEFASAVDLVLAANAIGGRHGLGMSDQIENRIIEAKSRGIYEAPGMALLHIAYERLVNAIHNEDTLANYHSEGRRLGRLMYEGRWLDPQAMMLRESLQRWVGMAVTGEVTLRLRRGEDYSVLDTAGPAFSYHPDKLSMERTVDSAFGPVDRIGQLTMRNLDIADSRAKLEQYARMGLVGGATPTSIGAAQAASTGLIDASQEGGAEAIASRGQVSPNDELLDRAAMESGTD
- a CDS encoding glycine--tRNA ligase, whose product is MPSDTPAPRTADPARLDKVVNLCKRRGIVFPSGEIYGGTRSAWDYGPLGVELKENIKKQWWRTVVQGRDDVVGLDSSVILPRQVWVASGHVGVFTDPLTECQNCHKRFRADHLEEAYEEKKGRAPANGLADITCPNCGVTGSWTEPRDFNMMLKTHLGPVEDESGLHYLRPETAQGIFVSFANVMGASRKKPPFGIGQIGKSFRNEITPGNFIFRTREFEQMEMEFFVQPGTDAEWHQYWIDERTRWYTDLGIDPANLRHYEHPAEKLSHYSTRTVDIEYRFGFQGSEWGELEGIANRTDFDLKTHSEHSGSDLSYFDQAANERWTPYVIEPAAGLTRSLMAFLVDAYTEDEAPNAKGGIDTRTVLKLDPRLAPVKAAVLPLSRNADLSPKARDLAAELRKNWNVDFDDAGAIGRRYRRQDEVGTPFCITVDFDTLTDDAVTIRERDAMTQERVALDQVVSYLGARLLGC